ACGCGCGCTAACCTGAAGAAATTAGAGTCGAAACCAAAGAAGCAACGAGAAGTGAATCGAGAAGAGTTTGCAAGATCGATGGAAGCAAAGAAGAGTAAAAATGTGGAGAGAAGATAATGAGGTATTTATAGGGAGTAAAAACATGGAAGACGTCTCAAAGGGAAGTTGAAAAGGGACGGTTAAAAACGAATGGCGGAGATGCTGCCAAGTGTCGGAAAGAAGCGAAGCATGATGTACGAGGTAACAAAAGGTAGCTGAAGTGACAGCACGGTCACTGTAGCAATATGACAAGTGCCGCCAAAAATACCTTGCATTTAATGTAGCAATACTCCGTACTACCCCAAAACTTTGTGCAGATTTCATGTTCTACATTTGCGCGCAGAAGAAACAAATACACAAACAACGATATTACATGTCATATGGATTACACAACCAGGATCCCGACTTTTCGCTCTCTCCAGACAAATAAATCGGAAAATAATTATAAAGTCTGGTCCACGTCATCACCAATCAAACGAAACCTTAAATCTTCTGTTTCAGTGTCACATCAATGATCCCAATCCGAGATTTAGGTCTGTAATGTTCATCTGTATCCACCTCCTCAATTTCCTGGATCACAAATTCAAATCAGTAACAATTTTTATAATGTCTCTCAACTAAATAGAAGATGATAACTTGTAGTATTATATTTACTACCTGAACGATGTCTTCTCCCTTAATCACACGTCCAAAAACATTTAGTTTCGCATTTAGATCTGGAATTGGCGCTGTTGTAATGAAAATATCGAATCCTTCTTTCTCGTGTTTCATGTTAGATGTACCGAGCATGAAAGCCTCATGCTTTAATCTGTATATGAGAAAAATTAAACTTAAGAAACGCAACTTATATTCCGAAAAAGAAAAGTAATGTTGTAAACGATGGTGGTTGAATGAGACCTTTTCTCGAGCTGATTGTAGTGCTTCTCTCTAGAAGTCCAGTCATCGATAACTGCATGATTTTCAGAGTGACCTCCTTGGATTACAAAATGTTTGACTACACGTTGAAATAGCATCCCTTTAAAGTGCCCCTTCTGACTGCAAACACATTACTATCTAGTCAG
The window above is part of the Rutidosis leptorrhynchoides isolate AG116_Rl617_1_P2 chromosome 1, CSIRO_AGI_Rlap_v1, whole genome shotgun sequence genome. Proteins encoded here:
- the LOC139875287 gene encoding peptidyl-prolyl cis-trans isomerase CYP21-4-like, producing MARIKPQALLQQSKKKKAPRSISVPTIALYSVVTIVTVFFLFVTHRHWSQRSVIQAEEGKSTFQVEDDFSDSKKSDVPRYAIFNTSKGLITVELYKEGSPEVVDEFIDACQKGHFKGMLFQRVVKHFVIQGGHSENHAVIDDWTSREKHYNQLEKRLKHEAFMLGTSNMKHEKEGFDIFITTAPIPDLNAKLNVFGRVIKGEDIVQEIEEVDTDEHYRPKSRIGIIDVTLKQKI